Proteins from a single region of Haloterrigena alkaliphila:
- a CDS encoding NAD(P)H-binding protein has product MRGRTGQRIAAELLEHEHAVTGVSRSGELGLDPPEFESVAGDMTAPDALAQLVVGHDVVASALGPGENPDVDVPTDLVEGFVEGLRRTDIYRLLGRRCRQPRDRSGDDADRDRRVPGRPRSPRQAHLEALASIRDADALERSSLVPAADRTRRAHE; this is encoded by the coding sequence GTGCGCGGACGAACCGGCCAACGAATCGCGGCCGAACTGCTCGAACACGAACACGCCGTCACCGGCGTCTCCCGGAGCGGCGAACTTGGCCTCGATCCTCCCGAGTTCGAGTCCGTCGCCGGGGATATGACCGCTCCGGACGCCCTCGCGCAACTGGTCGTCGGCCACGACGTCGTCGCGTCGGCGCTCGGCCCGGGTGAGAACCCCGACGTCGACGTCCCGACGGACCTGGTTGAAGGGTTCGTCGAGGGGCTCCGACGAACCGACATCTATCGGCTGCTGGGTCGGCGGTGCCGGCAGCCTCGCGATCGGTCCGGAGACGACGCTGATCGAGACCGACGAGTTCCGGGACGACCTCGTTCCCCTCGCCAAGCCCACCTCGAGGCCCTCGCGAGTATCCGGGACGCAGACGCCCTCGAGCGGTCGTCTCTCGTCCCGGCGGCTGATCGAACCCGGCGAGCACACGAGTGA
- a CDS encoding DUF7260 family protein, with product MLQCDFDDLREKYERLEAYRDRLETRIEERQAMVTDPTAHSGPAGPRYRSLVATIYSELSVRYPILSTAVRLDGICADCQRTVRVHLTRRV from the coding sequence CTGCTACAGTGTGATTTCGACGACCTGCGGGAGAAATACGAGCGACTCGAGGCCTACCGCGACCGACTCGAGACCCGCATCGAGGAGCGACAAGCGATGGTTACCGACCCGACGGCCCACAGCGGACCGGCGGGACCTCGATACCGGTCGCTGGTAGCGACGATTTACTCGGAGCTGTCCGTTCGGTATCCGATCCTGTCGACCGCGGTCCGCCTGGACGGGATCTGTGCCGACTGTCAGCGGACGGTGCGTGTACATCTGACGCGACGCGTGTGA
- a CDS encoding DUF5783 family protein: protein MTDFDPEQFEDKYANYFPELQQAYKNAFNRMNDQYDSELVHAIDQQVLNESEPFYEGDGEFRVELPEDPHGRLSGVLVEEERFEQVLERHVEEIETELQRVFGFA from the coding sequence ATGACCGACTTCGATCCCGAGCAGTTTGAGGACAAGTACGCCAACTACTTCCCCGAACTCCAGCAGGCGTACAAGAACGCGTTCAATCGGATGAACGATCAGTACGACTCCGAACTCGTCCACGCGATCGACCAGCAGGTGCTCAACGAGAGCGAACCCTTCTACGAGGGCGACGGCGAGTTCCGCGTCGAACTGCCCGAGGATCCCCACGGCCGACTCTCCGGCGTCCTCGTCGAAGAGGAGCGCTTCGAGCAGGTCCTCGAGCGCCACGTCGAGGAGATCGAGACCGAACTCCAGCGGGTCTTCGGGTTCGCCTGA
- a CDS encoding NifU family protein codes for MSTETQDGDDLEDRVANFLRRNFPQIQMHGGSAAIQDLDRETGEVSIALGGACSGCGISPMTIQAIKSRMVKEIPEIEKVNASTGMDGGDEMGGGMSPSFPGETVDDDGGADEGPEAPF; via the coding sequence ATGAGCACCGAGACACAGGACGGGGACGACCTCGAGGACCGCGTTGCGAACTTCCTGCGGCGGAACTTCCCGCAGATCCAGATGCACGGCGGCAGTGCGGCGATTCAGGACCTCGACCGCGAGACCGGTGAGGTCTCCATCGCCCTCGGCGGCGCCTGCAGCGGCTGTGGTATCTCGCCGATGACGATTCAGGCGATCAAGAGCCGCATGGTCAAGGAGATTCCCGAGATCGAGAAGGTCAACGCGAGCACCGGCATGGACGGCGGCGACGAGATGGGCGGCGGCATGAGCCCCTCGTTCCCCGGCGAGACCGTCGACGACGACGGCGGCGCCGACGAAGGCCCCGAAGCACCGTTCTGA
- a CDS encoding ketopantoate reductase family protein, with the protein MEIVVFGAGSLGSLVGGLLAREHAVTLVGRDPHAETVRETGLELVGECEATVEPDATTDARNVQADLAIVTVKAADTAAAAETLATGSYDAVLSLQNGVGNEETLASALECPVLAGTASYGAVLEAPGRVRCTGVGEIVLGARTGGPSDRADRIAAQFAAAGLETTVDDDMPRRLWEKLAVNAGINPVTALADVDNGAVLESPVDDLARGAARETARVARACDVGLSNREALAALASVASETAANTSSMRQDVLAERRTEIDAINGYVVDRAAERGLEVPTNRLLTSLVRTWERGRGLR; encoded by the coding sequence ATGGAAATCGTCGTCTTCGGGGCCGGGAGCCTCGGCAGCCTCGTCGGGGGCCTCCTCGCGCGCGAGCACGCGGTGACGCTCGTCGGCCGCGATCCGCACGCCGAGACCGTCCGCGAGACGGGGCTAGAACTGGTCGGCGAGTGCGAGGCGACGGTCGAACCGGACGCGACGACCGACGCCCGGAACGTGCAGGCTGACCTCGCGATCGTCACGGTCAAAGCCGCCGACACGGCCGCGGCCGCCGAGACGCTCGCGACGGGGTCGTACGACGCCGTGCTGTCGCTGCAAAACGGCGTGGGTAACGAGGAGACGCTGGCGTCCGCGCTCGAGTGTCCCGTCCTCGCCGGAACCGCCTCCTACGGCGCGGTTCTCGAGGCGCCGGGCCGCGTCCGGTGTACCGGCGTCGGCGAGATCGTTCTCGGCGCGCGGACCGGCGGCCCCTCGGATCGGGCTGACCGGATCGCCGCGCAGTTCGCGGCGGCCGGCCTCGAGACGACCGTCGACGACGACATGCCCCGCCGCCTCTGGGAGAAACTCGCCGTCAACGCCGGGATCAACCCCGTCACGGCGCTGGCGGACGTCGACAACGGCGCGGTCCTCGAGTCGCCCGTTGACGACCTCGCTCGGGGGGCCGCCCGCGAGACGGCGCGGGTCGCGCGAGCCTGCGACGTCGGCCTCTCGAACCGCGAGGCGCTGGCCGCGCTGGCGTCGGTCGCGAGCGAGACGGCCGCGAACACCTCGTCGATGCGCCAGGACGTGCTCGCCGAGCGACGCACGGAGATCGACGCCATCAACGGCTACGTGGTCGATCGGGCGGCCGAACGGGGACTCGAGGTCCCGACGAATCGGCTGTTGACGTCGCTGGTGCGGACGTGGGAACGCGGTCGCGGCCTGCGGTGA
- a CDS encoding DUF7130 family rubredoxin-like protein, which yields MVETGETPAKEGEEAAVEEVLELDFGQAVYDEDGEKLGTIRGFERSGFFVTTREGAESMSVEHARSGHEFGEAELMWRCMECGEMGEIDEGLPEDCPNCGTERENLMYWTED from the coding sequence ATGGTCGAAACTGGGGAGACGCCGGCGAAAGAGGGCGAGGAAGCGGCCGTCGAGGAGGTCCTGGAACTCGACTTCGGGCAGGCCGTCTACGACGAGGACGGGGAGAAACTCGGAACGATCCGCGGCTTCGAGCGGAGCGGTTTCTTCGTCACCACGCGCGAGGGGGCGGAGTCGATGAGCGTCGAGCACGCCCGCTCGGGCCACGAGTTCGGCGAGGCCGAGTTGATGTGGCGCTGCATGGAGTGCGGCGAGATGGGCGAGATCGACGAGGGACTGCCCGAGGACTGCCCGAACTGCGGCACCGAGCGGGAGAACCTGATGTACTGGACCGAGGACTGA
- a CDS encoding alpha/beta fold hydrolase: protein MTGTGVATVGDCRIAYRRAGTSGPPVVLCHGAGIDDTTVSWRHAVDALAEDYRVYGIDWPEYGNSTGDVTHTIETYVDVLGGFLETLPYERVSLAGISMGGGAVLGYALEHPERVDRLALVDSYGLGGRLPSALSWKLLSQIPGMTEFGKIAASVTTDSVRMVLDSLVADADDLSDAFVADAREKLMEPGSIQAFKEFQNNELSFNGRVATNFVDDLESLSVPTLLIHGEDDPLVPLEWSVRAADLIPEAELDVVENCGHWAPRERPERFNESLLNWLPDPRCAPTPHYPTAEMPGITRVGD, encoded by the coding sequence ATGACGGGAACCGGCGTCGCGACCGTCGGCGACTGTCGGATCGCCTACCGACGCGCGGGGACGAGCGGCCCGCCGGTCGTCCTCTGTCACGGGGCGGGTATCGACGACACGACGGTCTCGTGGCGACACGCCGTCGATGCGCTGGCCGAGGACTACCGCGTCTACGGGATCGACTGGCCCGAGTACGGGAACAGTACGGGCGACGTCACCCACACCATCGAGACCTACGTCGACGTCCTCGGGGGCTTCCTCGAGACGCTCCCCTACGAGCGCGTCTCGCTGGCGGGAATTTCGATGGGCGGGGGCGCGGTGCTGGGCTACGCGCTCGAGCACCCCGAGCGCGTCGACCGGCTGGCGCTGGTGGACAGCTACGGGCTGGGCGGGCGGCTGCCCAGCGCGCTCTCGTGGAAACTGCTGTCGCAGATCCCCGGGATGACCGAATTCGGCAAGATCGCCGCCAGCGTCACCACCGACAGCGTCCGGATGGTCCTGGACAGCCTCGTCGCCGACGCCGACGACCTGTCCGACGCGTTCGTCGCCGACGCCAGGGAGAAGCTGATGGAACCCGGATCGATTCAGGCGTTCAAGGAGTTCCAGAACAACGAACTCTCCTTCAACGGCCGGGTCGCGACGAACTTCGTCGACGACCTCGAGTCGCTGTCGGTCCCGACGCTGCTGATCCACGGCGAGGACGATCCGCTCGTCCCCCTCGAGTGGTCGGTGCGAGCGGCCGACCTGATCCCGGAGGCCGAACTGGACGTCGTCGAGAACTGCGGCCACTGGGCCCCGCGGGAGCGTCCCGAGCGGTTCAACGAGAGCCTCCTGAACTGGCTGCCGGACCCCCGCTGTGCACCGACGCCGCACTATCCGACGGCCGAGATGCCCGGGATCACTCGCGTCGGCGACTGA
- a CDS encoding DNA-directed DNA polymerase II large subunit, protein MREEDTRYFQRLESGLDEALAVAERAKERGADPKPEVEIPIAKDMADRVENILGIDGVAERVRELEGKMSREEAALELAEDFAEGRVGDYETKAGKVEGAVRTAVALLTEGVVAAPIEGIDKVEILTNDDGTEFVNVYYAGPIRSAGGTAQALSVLVADYTRALVGIEQFDARQEEVERYAEEISLYDKETGLQYTPKDKETKFIAKHMPIMLDGEATGDEEVSGFRDLERVDTNSARGGMCLVMAEGIALKAPKIQRYTRNLDEIDWPWLQDLIDGNYDDGVGDAESTDEGDEDDAVDESDAEGADEGDEAESDTDESDGPPRVETSQKFLRDLIAGRPVFSHPCAEGGFRLRYGRARNHGFATAGVHPAAMHLVDDFLATGTQIKTERPGKAAGVVPVDSIEGPTVKLANGDVRRIDDPEDALEIRNGVEKILDLGEYLVNYGEFVENNHPLAPASYTYEWWVQDLAAAGADVQAFEDDPRIDLEFPTPEEALEWALEYDAPLHPEYTYLWHDISVDAFRDLAVAVADGRIERDGDGSVNGNGDDSVLVLAHDDAVADALETIVIEHRQRPDADRIEIDDWRPFVRTVGCEPRQAVTDGAALDPDSDGRGEDHEEPTVELERTWSDEDLSERARTWGHETEGDNAIEAVNEVAPVRVRERAPTRIGNRMGRPEKSESRDLSPAVHTLFPIGEAGGTQRNVADAATHAETMQDTPGVVEVQVGRKRCPDCATETFKNRCPDCDARTEPDYRCPDCDDSLEPDEAGRVECDRCDREGTCVEVRDIDVNDEFRSALESVGERENAFDILKGVKGLSSTNKIPEPIEKGILRAKHDVSSFKDGTVRYDMTDLPVTSVRASELDVDVGQLQALGYEEDIHGEPLTHEDQLVELKIQDIVLSDGAAEHMMQTADFIDDLLEQYYGLEPFYEIDDRQELVGELVFGMAPHTSAATVGRVIGFTSAAVGYAHPYFHAAKRRNCFHPETTIRYEDESGIAREEPIETFVESRLTDPREDDFGTLVQDLEGSVTVPSIDDDGRRLSRPVEAVSKHPAPDHLIQIETRGGRSLTVTPDHTMVVWNDGLERIAASELEAGDEIPTPARADSTVDSSPQAEGISDGGRPGVDIVERTEIVPSDVEYTYCLTVSDTHTLVANGLHTAQCDGDEDCVMLLMDGLLNFSRSYLPDQRGGSVAEDSRLIAFDPDGNLRFMTFDEFWDELDAPIEIDGKFQKKTAALEGWTTYAFDDDHEAAPKPIEKAIRYEADDDEELLRISTQFGRELEITTDHSLFRYDDGIEEVAGSDLDEGDLIVAPRNLDVDPVETTIDALECVDDPYILLDDDHEEWLIDVWDGAERGGDTRVAFDGGLSYRLSKKKVCRSTLEEIKSEHGETALPDACSVGWKGSSDCINRSIDVDEDFAWLLGMFVAEGSLSGTRPAIHNGDEALVDRVVEATTASLGCEPSVRWSNKAYEVAFPAVFFDVLHDLGFEDRDSYNSSEKIIPDCILRAERDVAIAFLRGFIAGDGSEPSDDNYTGMNFHTTSEDVKDGIVFLCHRLGLVANVSRRERDASRQPIYTVSVSGGASDNPLERILDGEASYHPKSLVVTIPEELMEIREMDIDGIKQLVPKYLKRRDNISLEKLGEIVDELDTRDLPDEAKAKLEEIRPLVDGDLSYLRITSIERADYDGFLYDLQVGGDPIFTANWLYAHNSMDAPLVMSSRIDPSEIDDEAHNMDVVSQYPREFYLATREQADPEDVDVEIAEDTLGTDTEYTGFEHTHDTTDIAMGPDLSAYKTLGSMMDKMDAQLELSRKLEAVDETDVAERVIEYHFLPDLIGNLRAFSRQETRCLDCGEKFRRMPLTGDCRECGGRVNLTVHKGSVNKYMQTAIQVADEYDCRPYTKQRLEVLERALESIFENDKNKQSGIEDFM, encoded by the coding sequence ATGCGCGAGGAAGACACGCGGTACTTTCAGCGGCTCGAATCCGGCCTCGACGAGGCGCTCGCGGTCGCCGAACGGGCCAAGGAACGCGGCGCCGATCCGAAGCCGGAGGTCGAGATTCCGATCGCGAAGGACATGGCCGACCGCGTCGAGAACATCCTCGGCATCGACGGCGTCGCCGAGCGCGTCCGCGAGCTCGAGGGGAAGATGAGCCGCGAGGAGGCCGCGCTCGAACTCGCCGAGGATTTTGCCGAGGGCCGGGTCGGCGACTACGAGACGAAAGCCGGCAAGGTCGAGGGCGCCGTCCGGACCGCGGTCGCCCTGCTGACCGAGGGGGTCGTCGCAGCGCCCATCGAGGGGATCGACAAGGTCGAGATCCTCACCAACGACGACGGGACGGAGTTCGTCAACGTCTACTACGCCGGCCCGATCCGCTCGGCGGGCGGGACGGCGCAGGCCCTCTCCGTCCTCGTCGCCGACTACACCCGCGCCCTCGTGGGCATCGAGCAGTTCGACGCCCGACAGGAAGAGGTCGAACGCTACGCCGAGGAAATTTCGCTATACGACAAGGAGACCGGCCTCCAGTACACGCCCAAGGACAAGGAGACGAAGTTCATCGCGAAACACATGCCGATCATGCTGGACGGCGAGGCCACGGGCGACGAGGAGGTCTCGGGCTTTCGGGACCTAGAGCGGGTCGACACCAACAGCGCCCGCGGCGGGATGTGCCTGGTCATGGCGGAGGGGATCGCGCTCAAGGCCCCGAAGATCCAGCGCTACACCCGCAATCTCGACGAGATCGACTGGCCGTGGCTGCAGGACCTGATCGACGGCAACTACGACGACGGCGTCGGCGACGCGGAGAGTACGGACGAGGGCGACGAGGACGACGCGGTCGACGAGAGCGACGCGGAGGGCGCGGACGAGGGAGACGAGGCCGAGTCCGATACCGACGAGTCCGACGGCCCCCCGCGCGTCGAGACGTCCCAGAAGTTCCTCCGCGACCTGATCGCCGGCCGCCCCGTCTTCTCCCACCCCTGCGCGGAGGGCGGCTTCCGCCTGCGTTACGGCCGCGCGCGCAACCACGGGTTCGCGACCGCCGGCGTCCACCCCGCCGCGATGCATCTGGTCGACGACTTCCTCGCGACCGGCACGCAGATCAAGACCGAGCGGCCCGGCAAGGCGGCGGGGGTCGTCCCCGTCGACTCCATCGAGGGGCCGACCGTCAAACTCGCCAACGGCGACGTCCGCCGGATCGACGACCCAGAGGACGCCCTCGAGATCAGAAACGGCGTCGAGAAGATCCTCGACCTGGGCGAGTACCTCGTCAACTACGGCGAGTTCGTCGAGAACAACCACCCGCTCGCGCCGGCCTCCTACACCTACGAGTGGTGGGTCCAGGACCTCGCGGCCGCCGGCGCCGACGTGCAGGCCTTCGAGGACGACCCGCGGATCGACCTCGAGTTCCCCACCCCCGAGGAGGCCCTCGAGTGGGCGCTGGAGTACGACGCGCCCCTGCATCCGGAGTACACGTACCTCTGGCACGACATCTCGGTCGACGCCTTCCGCGACCTCGCGGTGGCGGTCGCCGACGGACGGATCGAGCGCGACGGCGACGGCAGCGTGAACGGGAACGGCGACGACAGCGTCCTCGTCCTCGCGCACGACGACGCCGTCGCCGACGCCCTCGAGACGATCGTCATCGAACACCGGCAACGACCCGACGCGGACCGCATCGAGATCGACGACTGGCGGCCGTTCGTCCGCACGGTCGGCTGCGAGCCGCGGCAGGCGGTCACCGACGGGGCCGCGCTCGATCCCGACTCCGACGGCCGGGGCGAGGACCACGAGGAGCCGACCGTCGAACTCGAGCGCACGTGGTCCGACGAGGACCTCTCGGAACGCGCCCGCACCTGGGGCCACGAGACCGAGGGCGACAACGCCATCGAGGCGGTCAACGAGGTCGCCCCCGTCCGGGTCCGCGAGCGCGCCCCCACGCGGATCGGCAACCGGATGGGCCGCCCCGAGAAATCGGAGAGCCGCGACCTGAGCCCGGCGGTCCACACCCTGTTCCCGATCGGCGAGGCCGGCGGCACGCAGCGCAACGTCGCCGACGCGGCCACGCACGCCGAGACGATGCAGGACACGCCCGGCGTCGTCGAGGTGCAGGTCGGCCGCAAGCGCTGTCCCGACTGCGCGACGGAGACGTTCAAGAACCGCTGTCCCGACTGCGACGCCCGCACCGAACCCGACTACCGCTGTCCCGACTGCGACGACTCGCTCGAGCCCGACGAAGCCGGCCGCGTCGAGTGCGACCGCTGCGACCGCGAGGGCACCTGCGTCGAGGTCCGCGATATCGACGTCAACGACGAGTTCCGCTCCGCGCTCGAGTCCGTCGGCGAGCGCGAGAACGCCTTCGACATTCTGAAAGGCGTCAAGGGGCTGTCCTCGACGAACAAGATCCCCGAACCGATCGAGAAGGGGATCCTGCGGGCGAAACACGACGTCTCCTCGTTCAAGGACGGCACCGTCCGCTACGACATGACGGACCTCCCCGTGACGTCGGTCCGGGCCAGCGAACTCGACGTCGACGTCGGCCAGCTCCAGGCGCTGGGCTACGAGGAGGACATCCACGGCGAACCGCTGACCCACGAGGACCAACTGGTCGAGCTGAAAATCCAGGACATCGTCCTCTCGGACGGCGCCGCCGAGCACATGATGCAGACCGCCGACTTCATCGACGATCTGTTGGAGCAGTACTACGGGCTCGAGCCGTTCTACGAGATCGACGACCGGCAGGAACTGGTCGGCGAACTCGTCTTCGGGATGGCACCCCACACGAGCGCGGCAACTGTCGGCCGAGTGATCGGGTTCACGAGCGCGGCGGTTGGCTACGCGCATCCGTATTTCCACGCCGCGAAGCGCCGGAATTGCTTCCATCCCGAAACGACGATTCGATACGAAGACGAATCGGGAATCGCTCGTGAGGAACCGATCGAGACGTTCGTCGAATCGCGGCTCACTGATCCTCGCGAGGACGACTTCGGGACGCTCGTTCAGGATCTCGAGGGATCGGTCACCGTTCCGTCGATCGACGACGACGGACGACGCCTGAGCCGACCGGTCGAAGCCGTTTCCAAGCATCCTGCACCCGATCACCTCATCCAGATCGAAACTCGCGGTGGTCGGTCGCTGACGGTGACTCCGGACCACACGATGGTCGTCTGGAACGACGGTCTCGAACGAATCGCTGCGAGCGAACTCGAGGCCGGTGACGAGATTCCGACGCCGGCTCGAGCCGACTCGACCGTCGACTCGAGTCCGCAAGCGGAGGGGATTTCGGACGGCGGTCGTCCGGGGGTTGATATAGTAGAACGAACCGAAATCGTCCCATCCGATGTCGAGTATACCTACTGTCTCACGGTTTCGGACACGCACACACTCGTCGCGAACGGTCTACACACAGCGCAATGCGATGGAGATGAGGACTGCGTGATGCTACTCATGGACGGACTCTTGAACTTCTCGCGGTCGTATCTTCCGGACCAACGCGGCGGTAGCGTCGCGGAGGACTCGCGACTGATTGCGTTCGATCCCGACGGCAACCTTCGGTTCATGACCTTCGACGAGTTCTGGGACGAACTCGACGCACCGATCGAAATCGACGGTAAGTTCCAGAAGAAAACGGCTGCGCTCGAGGGATGGACGACCTACGCCTTCGACGACGACCACGAAGCGGCACCGAAACCCATCGAGAAGGCGATCCGGTATGAGGCCGACGACGACGAAGAACTACTGCGTATCTCCACGCAGTTCGGGCGCGAACTCGAGATCACGACCGACCACAGCCTCTTCCGGTACGACGACGGAATCGAGGAAGTCGCCGGGTCGGATCTTGACGAGGGTGATCTGATCGTCGCACCTCGAAACCTCGATGTTGACCCAGTCGAGACGACGATCGACGCACTGGAGTGCGTCGATGATCCGTATATCCTGCTCGACGACGATCACGAGGAATGGCTGATCGACGTCTGGGACGGTGCGGAACGCGGTGGCGACACTCGAGTGGCGTTCGATGGCGGACTTTCGTACCGGCTCTCGAAAAAGAAGGTCTGCCGATCGACCCTCGAAGAAATCAAATCCGAACATGGTGAAACCGCCCTTCCAGACGCGTGTTCAGTCGGCTGGAAAGGATCGTCGGACTGTATCAACCGCTCCATCGATGTCGACGAGGACTTCGCGTGGCTACTCGGAATGTTCGTCGCCGAAGGATCACTTTCCGGAACTCGACCAGCGATTCACAACGGCGACGAAGCACTCGTCGATCGCGTCGTCGAGGCGACAACGGCCTCGCTCGGCTGTGAACCGAGCGTTCGCTGGTCGAACAAAGCGTACGAGGTCGCGTTCCCCGCCGTCTTCTTCGACGTGTTGCACGATCTCGGCTTCGAGGACCGTGATTCGTACAACTCGAGTGAGAAGATCATTCCCGACTGTATCCTACGAGCCGAGCGAGATGTCGCAATCGCGTTCCTCCGTGGCTTTATCGCTGGCGACGGTTCGGAGCCGAGCGACGACAATTACACGGGGATGAACTTCCACACAACGAGCGAAGACGTCAAAGACGGAATCGTCTTCCTCTGTCATCGACTCGGTCTCGTCGCGAACGTCTCGCGACGGGAACGCGACGCGTCGCGACAGCCGATCTACACCGTCTCCGTGTCCGGCGGTGCGTCGGATAACCCTCTTGAGCGAATCCTCGACGGCGAGGCCTCGTACCATCCGAAGAGCCTCGTCGTCACGATCCCGGAGGAACTGATGGAGATTCGCGAGATGGATATCGACGGGATCAAACAGCTCGTTCCGAAGTACCTGAAACGACGCGACAATATCTCGCTCGAGAAACTCGGAGAGATCGTCGACGAACTCGATACGCGCGACCTTCCGGACGAAGCCAAAGCGAAACTCGAGGAAATCCGTCCGCTGGTCGACGGTGACCTCTCCTACCTCCGAATCACGTCCATCGAGCGCGCCGACTACGACGGCTTCCTCTACGATCTGCAGGTTGGGGGCGATCCGATCTTCACTGCTAACTGGCTCTATGCGCACAACTCGATGGACGCCCCGCTCGTCATGTCCTCCCGCATCGACCCCTCGGAGATCGACGACGAGGCCCACAACATGGACGTCGTCTCGCAGTACCCCCGCGAGTTCTACCTCGCGACCCGCGAGCAGGCCGACCCCGAGGACGTCGACGTCGAGATCGCCGAGGACACCCTCGGTACCGACACCGAGTACACCGGCTTCGAGCACACCCACGACACCACCGACATCGCGATGGGTCCCGACCTCTCCGCCTACAAGACGCTGGGCTCGATGATGGACAAGATGGACGCCCAGCTCGAGCTCTCGCGCAAACTCGAGGCCGTCGACGAGACCGACGTCGCGGAACGGGTCATCGAGTACCACTTCCTGCCGGACCTGATCGGGAACCTGCGCGCGTTCTCCCGGCAGGAGACCCGCTGTCTCGACTGCGGCGAGAAGTTCCGCCGGATGCCGCTGACCGGCGACTGCCGGGAGTGTGGCGGCCGCGTCAACCTCACCGTCCACAAGGGCTCCGTGAACAAGTACATGCAGACCGCGATTCAGGTCGCCGACGAGTACGACTGCCGCCCCTACACGAAACAGCGCTTAGAGGTGCTCGAGCGCGCACTCGAGAGCATCTTCGAGAACGACAAGAACAAGCAGAGCGGCATCGAGGATTTCATGTAG
- a CDS encoding PPC domain-containing DNA-binding protein, with amino-acid sequence MNYRAVETTGEYVARLETGADWRAEIESLANDVEADAAWFTALGAVQDAELWFYDQDTCEYAPIEFDESLEVASCVGNVSWLDDGRFAHTHAVLSDDEGVTYAGHLNEATVWAGEVHMRVFAYSLEREYDETTELDLWL; translated from the coding sequence ATGAACTATCGAGCCGTCGAAACCACGGGCGAGTACGTCGCCCGCCTCGAGACCGGCGCCGACTGGCGGGCCGAGATCGAGTCGCTCGCGAACGACGTCGAGGCCGACGCGGCCTGGTTTACCGCCCTCGGCGCGGTGCAGGACGCCGAACTCTGGTTCTACGATCAGGACACCTGCGAGTACGCTCCCATCGAGTTCGACGAGTCGCTCGAGGTCGCGAGCTGCGTCGGGAACGTCTCCTGGCTGGATGACGGACGGTTCGCGCACACTCACGCGGTCCTCTCTGACGACGAGGGCGTCACGTACGCCGGGCACCTGAACGAGGCGACCGTCTGGGCCGGCGAGGTACACATGCGCGTCTTCGCGTACTCCCTCGAGCGCGAGTACGACGAGACGACCGAACTGGACCTCTGGCTCTGA